The proteins below come from a single Arthrobacter crystallopoietes genomic window:
- a CDS encoding response regulator transcription factor — MSQILVIEDEDRISSFVAKGLKSAGYVPTVAATGREGYHLAMTGDFELIVLDLGLPDQDGFTVLRRIREARNDTPVIILTARSSVDDTVAGLENGADDYMAKPFRFEELLARVRLRLRTEAPTSDMSTLSSGNLQLDLRTRRAAIDGKEIDLSAREFALAEAFLRNPGQVLSREQLLSRVWGYDFDPGSNVVDVYVRYLRNKLGAERFATVRGMGYRLASDS; from the coding sequence ATGAGCCAGATTCTGGTTATCGAGGACGAGGACAGGATCAGTTCGTTTGTCGCCAAGGGCCTGAAATCGGCCGGCTACGTACCTACTGTTGCAGCCACGGGCCGTGAGGGCTATCACCTGGCCATGACGGGTGATTTCGAGTTGATCGTGCTGGATCTCGGTCTGCCGGACCAGGATGGTTTTACGGTGCTCCGCCGGATCCGCGAGGCCAGGAACGATACTCCGGTCATCATCCTGACCGCACGCAGTTCCGTCGACGACACGGTGGCCGGCCTCGAAAACGGTGCCGACGACTATATGGCCAAGCCCTTCCGCTTTGAAGAGCTGCTCGCCCGGGTGCGCTTACGGCTGCGGACGGAAGCACCGACGTCGGATATGAGCACTCTCAGCAGCGGAAACCTGCAGCTCGACCTGCGCACCCGGCGTGCCGCCATTGACGGCAAAGAGATAGACCTGTCGGCCCGCGAATTCGCTTTGGCTGAAGCCTTTCTGCGCAACCCCGGCCAGGTCCTCAGCCGCGAGCAGCTCCTCTCCCGTGTCTGGGGCTACGATTTCGACCCCGGTTCGAATGTGGTCGATGTGTACGTACGCTACCTGCGCAACAAGCTTGGGGCCGAGCGCTTCGCCACGGTACGGGGCATGGGTTACCGGCTGGCCTCGGACAGCTGA
- a CDS encoding aminoglycoside phosphotransferase family protein — MNAPSRDLMRAETDGIDLLESRKMQQPLEIAVGTLGASIQGWKLAKLQHRPGAGATGIYSVDVRVPDGTVRTEYVCITTSVVPDTGVPVVRLDDGNMALTAWLYPADPVLTGLATACDSAAMARAAFGGGDADLRMVNYRPLRRAVLEASQGASRVFIKVVRPDKADALLRRHRLLTEAGLPSPELIPGPATGVVLLREVQGTPLAQGLMNDGASQLAPDTLLELLDRLPAGVMKLSRRPAWAERAADYARAAAAALPLEQDRIFRLEEKISKVLAATRSGPLVPTHGDFYEANLLIDGGTVTGVLDVDSLGPGYRIDDLACFIGHLAVLPAVHEGYIHVPQAMERYLAAFDKAVDPAGLRARSAGVALSLVAGAKTFGQGEGWQRDALERLAIAERLAVEAVQLSEASR, encoded by the coding sequence ATGAACGCTCCGAGCCGCGACCTGATGCGGGCCGAGACCGATGGCATCGACCTGTTGGAGAGCAGGAAGATGCAGCAGCCGCTGGAAATCGCGGTCGGCACTCTCGGCGCAAGTATCCAGGGATGGAAACTGGCCAAGCTGCAGCACCGACCGGGCGCCGGAGCGACCGGGATCTACAGTGTGGACGTGCGGGTCCCTGACGGGACTGTACGCACCGAATACGTCTGCATCACTACTTCAGTGGTTCCGGATACTGGCGTTCCCGTGGTGCGGCTGGATGACGGGAACATGGCGTTGACCGCTTGGCTGTATCCCGCGGATCCGGTGTTGACCGGGTTGGCGACTGCCTGTGATTCCGCCGCTATGGCACGCGCCGCCTTCGGCGGTGGAGACGCCGACCTGCGGATGGTCAACTACCGTCCTCTCCGCCGGGCGGTGTTGGAAGCCTCGCAGGGAGCATCGCGCGTGTTCATTAAAGTGGTCCGCCCCGACAAGGCCGACGCGTTGTTGCGGCGCCATCGGCTGCTCACGGAGGCCGGACTCCCGTCGCCGGAGCTGATTCCCGGCCCGGCTACCGGCGTGGTGCTGCTGCGTGAGGTCCAGGGCACGCCGCTGGCCCAAGGGCTGATGAATGACGGTGCATCGCAATTGGCCCCCGACACCCTGCTGGAGCTTCTGGACCGGTTGCCCGCCGGGGTGATGAAGCTGTCCCGCCGCCCGGCATGGGCCGAACGCGCGGCAGACTACGCTCGGGCGGCCGCAGCCGCTCTTCCGCTGGAGCAGGATCGGATTTTCCGCCTGGAGGAGAAGATCTCGAAAGTGCTGGCGGCGACGAGGTCTGGTCCGTTGGTACCAACGCACGGCGACTTTTACGAAGCGAATCTGTTGATCGACGGCGGCACGGTCACGGGAGTGCTGGACGTGGACTCGCTGGGGCCCGGCTACCGGATCGATGATCTCGCCTGCTTCATCGGCCACCTGGCGGTACTGCCGGCTGTTCATGAGGGATACATCCACGTACCGCAGGCTATGGAGCGTTACCTGGCCGCCTTTGACAAAGCTGTCGATCCGGCAGGGCTGAGAGCCCGCTCCGCCGGCGTGGCCTTGTCCCTGGTGGCCGGCGCCAAGACCTTTGGCCAGGGCGAAGGCTGGCAACGTGACGCACTGGAGCGCCTGGCCATTGCGGAGCGGCTTGCTGTCGAAGCGGTTCAGCTGTCCGAGGCCAGCCGGTAA
- a CDS encoding GNAT family N-acetyltransferase — MSSAIWPVRVECGSLALRPISRRDKREWLQLRQQNAAWLAPWEASNPDPNGSLPQFAEMVRSLNRQAKLATALPWIITEIQPGRPAPVIVGQLTVSSIVWGSAMMATLGYWVDQASAGRGIAPTAVAMATDHCFRDLGLHRMEINIRPENSASLRVVEKLGFRDEGLRPRYLHINGSWADHRSFALTAEEVPDGLLPGWLESSGRSC, encoded by the coding sequence CTGAGTTCGGCCATCTGGCCCGTCAGAGTTGAATGCGGTAGTTTGGCGCTGCGCCCGATCTCCCGTCGGGACAAGCGTGAGTGGCTGCAGTTGCGCCAGCAGAACGCGGCGTGGCTCGCCCCTTGGGAAGCCTCCAATCCGGATCCCAACGGTTCCTTGCCGCAGTTCGCCGAGATGGTTCGATCGCTGAACAGGCAGGCGAAGCTGGCAACAGCGCTGCCGTGGATCATCACCGAGATCCAGCCGGGCCGGCCTGCACCGGTGATCGTCGGGCAGTTGACCGTATCCAGCATTGTCTGGGGATCGGCCATGATGGCTACGCTCGGTTATTGGGTGGATCAGGCGTCGGCCGGTCGCGGCATCGCGCCAACGGCAGTAGCAATGGCCACGGACCACTGCTTTCGCGATCTGGGGCTGCATCGGATGGAAATCAATATCCGACCGGAGAATTCCGCCAGCTTGCGGGTAGTGGAAAAACTTGGCTTCCGGGATGAAGGGCTGCGTCCGCGATACCTGCACATCAATGGTTCATGGGCCGACCACAGGTCTTTCGCGCTGACTGCGGAGGAAGTTCCGGACGGACTTCTTCCCGGCTGGCTCGAAAGTAGCGGACGTTCGTGCTGA
- the galU gene encoding UTP--glucose-1-phosphate uridylyltransferase GalU encodes MKSLRTVRKAVIPAAGLGTRFLPATKAMPKEMLPVVDKPAIQYVVEEAVRADITDILMITGRNKRPLEDHFDRVPNIEFVLEEKGDLDKLALVREASNLADIHYVRQGDPKGLGHAVLRSRQHVGDEPFAVLLGDDLIDENDELLRRMIDVQEKTGGSVVALMEVEPAQISAYGCADVSEMDGIDCVQVNRLVEKPSPEEAPSNLAIIGRYVLHPSVFDVLEETGPGRGGEIQLTDALETLASREGEGGGVYGVVFRGRRYDTGDKLSYLKAVVTIASERADIGEDLRSWLKEFTEGAQG; translated from the coding sequence ATGAAGTCTCTTCGCACCGTACGTAAGGCCGTCATTCCGGCCGCCGGTCTCGGCACCCGCTTCCTGCCCGCAACCAAAGCCATGCCCAAAGAGATGCTGCCGGTAGTGGATAAACCGGCCATCCAGTATGTGGTTGAGGAAGCGGTCCGCGCGGACATCACGGACATCCTGATGATTACCGGACGGAACAAGCGACCGCTGGAAGACCACTTCGACCGGGTGCCCAACATCGAGTTCGTCCTCGAGGAAAAGGGTGACCTCGACAAGCTGGCCTTGGTGCGCGAGGCATCGAACCTGGCTGATATCCACTACGTGCGCCAAGGCGATCCCAAGGGACTGGGACATGCCGTGCTGCGCAGCCGCCAGCACGTTGGCGACGAGCCCTTTGCCGTGCTGCTCGGTGATGACCTGATCGACGAAAACGATGAGCTGCTGCGCCGGATGATCGACGTCCAGGAGAAGACCGGTGGATCCGTCGTCGCACTGATGGAGGTCGAGCCCGCGCAGATCAGTGCCTACGGTTGTGCCGACGTCAGCGAGATGGACGGTATCGACTGCGTGCAGGTCAACCGGCTGGTTGAAAAGCCGTCGCCCGAAGAGGCCCCCTCGAACCTGGCCATCATCGGTCGGTACGTACTGCATCCGTCGGTCTTCGACGTGCTGGAAGAGACCGGTCCCGGACGGGGCGGAGAAATCCAGCTCACCGATGCGCTCGAGACCCTGGCGTCCCGTGAAGGCGAAGGCGGGGGCGTCTACGGTGTGGTCTTCCGTGGACGGCGGTACGACACCGGTGACAAGCTGAGCTACCTGAAGGCTGTAGTGACCATCGCCTCGGAACGCGCCGACATCGGTGAGGATCTGCGCTCCTGGCTGAAGGAATTCACCGAAGGCGCACAGGGCTGA
- a CDS encoding 5-formyltetrahydrofolate cyclo-ligase has translation MTPLDKDSARAHFRKLRQDLPETDRRAAAEQLASHVMAGLEAAGAERGSTVAGYLSTGAEPSTELLLPALTRAGYRVVVPVCEPEYQLSWVQWYDGVELVRSPRAWVYEPVGERLPSAIMADVPLILLPGLAVDADGNRIGQGGGYYDRFLAGVARLPEQPKEVGVFYPHEVVAPGSFEVTELDAPLDGAVTAEGWIWFGPGTV, from the coding sequence GTGACACCTCTGGATAAAGACTCCGCCCGTGCACATTTCCGCAAGCTGCGGCAGGATCTGCCCGAGACCGACCGGCGCGCGGCTGCCGAACAGTTGGCCAGCCACGTCATGGCGGGGCTGGAAGCGGCCGGGGCGGAACGCGGCAGTACCGTTGCCGGCTATCTCTCAACCGGCGCGGAGCCCTCCACCGAACTGCTGCTGCCTGCTCTGACCCGGGCCGGTTACCGAGTGGTCGTCCCCGTCTGCGAGCCGGAGTACCAGCTCAGCTGGGTGCAGTGGTACGACGGAGTGGAGCTGGTGCGCAGTCCACGGGCCTGGGTCTATGAGCCGGTTGGGGAACGACTGCCGTCAGCCATCATGGCCGATGTCCCGCTGATCTTGCTACCCGGTCTGGCGGTCGACGCCGATGGCAACCGGATAGGCCAGGGCGGCGGTTACTACGACCGTTTCCTTGCAGGGGTCGCCCGGCTGCCCGAGCAACCGAAGGAAGTCGGGGTCTTTTACCCTCACGAGGTCGTGGCTCCCGGCAGCTTCGAGGTCACTGAACTGGACGCCCCGCTGGACGGTGCCGTGACCGCAGAGGGTTGGATATGGTTCGGGCCCGGGACAGTGTAG
- a CDS encoding FmdB family zinc ribbon protein, whose product MPTYAYACKDCSHAFEIQQSFSDNSLSVCPECSGNLRKKFNSVGVVFKGSGFYRTDSRDTKSTSTVPAASKSESPASAPAAAPAPATAAPAAS is encoded by the coding sequence GTGCCCACGTACGCCTATGCCTGCAAAGATTGCAGCCACGCTTTCGAGATCCAGCAGTCCTTCAGCGATAACTCGCTGAGCGTTTGCCCTGAGTGCAGCGGCAACCTGCGCAAAAAGTTCAACAGTGTCGGCGTCGTTTTCAAGGGTTCCGGCTTCTACCGGACCGATTCACGCGATACGAAGAGCACCAGCACGGTTCCGGCCGCCAGCAAGTCCGAAAGCCCGGCGTCGGCGCCTGCCGCGGCACCCGCACCGGCCACTGCCGCCCCCGCTGCCAGCTAG
- the cpaB gene encoding Flp pilus assembly protein CpaB — translation MQHSPRATLPFLVRRLIRRHYRLIAAALLCAAAGLTVHELTPAPHETVPVVTAAADLAAGTVLADSDLVTGRLPASAVPSGSTASVHDLTGKRLATALRAGSPVLDTSIVGPGLLAGSPPGTVAVPVRPADQSTVQLLSPGQRVDIVLSTGNGYEEPAASEVLASDVPVLWKAGSTTDGSGLLGRQESEGLVVVAASPTEATALASASSRGTVFLVLVG, via the coding sequence ATGCAGCATTCACCCCGGGCGACCCTCCCGTTCCTTGTCCGGCGTCTGATCAGGCGCCATTACCGACTTATCGCAGCTGCCCTGCTCTGCGCAGCCGCCGGACTCACGGTCCATGAGCTCACTCCGGCCCCGCATGAGACCGTTCCCGTGGTCACTGCGGCCGCAGACCTGGCTGCGGGAACCGTCCTGGCCGATTCGGATCTGGTGACCGGCAGACTTCCCGCCTCGGCCGTGCCCTCCGGATCAACTGCTTCAGTCCACGACCTGACGGGAAAACGGCTGGCCACGGCGTTGCGGGCCGGTTCCCCTGTCCTGGATACCTCGATCGTGGGTCCCGGGCTCCTGGCCGGTAGCCCGCCGGGCACCGTCGCGGTTCCGGTTAGGCCGGCTGACCAGTCGACGGTGCAACTGCTCAGCCCCGGCCAACGGGTGGACATCGTGCTCAGCACCGGCAACGGTTATGAAGAACCGGCAGCCTCGGAAGTGCTGGCAAGCGACGTGCCCGTGCTGTGGAAGGCCGGGAGCACCACCGACGGTTCCGGGCTGTTGGGCCGCCAGGAAAGCGAAGGCCTCGTGGTGGTGGCAGCATCACCGACCGAAGCCACGGCGCTGGCAAGTGCGTCGAGCCGGGGCACGGTCTTCCTGGTCCTTGTGGGTTAG
- a CDS encoding DUF4011 domain-containing protein has translation MPIWSRLVPESEEKRVAVSRDRTDEAAEDILTHWLKQLGQHAGTDTLLYFAPSSTNSIDLTHAHPSGLAQLLTGRRTRLSTLLRDQAQYSAAMKTARSLRSKIFELGTERGIDVGYLAAGTASWRVPEVGRSETLNAPIMLTPVALTVRPSQDDYELQLTDQARLNPALVRHLEAEQGLDIDPEGVARLAYSTARFDPHPVLERLRSLTQDVRSMTIEHHLLVSTFADVANTADTSVLDSAHPLLNAMMAADLDPETGYHVPVPEVDLPPLDERAPQDEFLVLDADPAQQHVLDLVQSGHSVVVSAPPGTGQTQTAINAAATLAFEGKSVLVVAERRTTLNQFAKQLDELKLGSLVLQLNANITSQQLKDQLVRAIMRNEQATAPQLEKLHSTLNDHRHQLMDHVQSLHNVRKRWNCSPYQAMQSLAKLTSLDPAPATTVRLKRSVLDSIADRAELTGRLRRAAELGSFSKSSTNSPWFGAKLLNRKETEDAHQLSVDLARDIPKLREQMNRVAEHSQISLGTSFREWGQQLLLLVAVRGSLDKFTPDIFDRPVTDLISATASSGWRRERGIEMSSMTRSRLRRVAKEYVRPGVHISDLHESLADVQQQRSKWAEYATTQRHPSVPSGLAELNSFYLGIHKKLQKLSGLLAEPADGVLLADLDQDALVERLEALAADRETLVNLPERTLLLEQMREHGLGELLDDLAEREVATENVGAELDLAWWQSALEAMISGDDYLAMSDGDNLRKLEAVYRLADNAHIASGAARLRWELAQNWRHAIKSQPKAAERLREMLKTSEPTLRSLSEQSGQLVSSLMPVWAASPLVLPMVLPAQKRFDAVIILDAEATSLQSAVGAMARAEQVIAFGDGQLGMAEPFEVNVDRKRDLAPGTETDPVISSYHALARVLPVLPLTTLYRAVDMELAQSLSKEFYDGALTRLPSACEITGGDGLVVEYLPDGTGLPGAGHEGVESVPAEINRVVDLVFEHARHRPQRSLAVITSTVRHAARVAEAIRLQMPNYPAASEFFKRAEDSFRVVPVERSSGLVRDDIVFSLGYGRTPHGRAVHNFGPLSEPDGRSRFAMAMTRARRSLRVLTCFRPEDLDPDRLSHGAIDFYELINRKLGTGGVTVSAASAGIDDPLVADLVERIRSRGAQVQDHYRGILDIVAAADPLQLPGDHHPTLPVALESDGTSQYRKMSVRERSRLRPQLLERLGWRPLTLWTIEVFADPEKCARLIGGYLGLQDPDQEGTGRHLAKEDKPAERSGDRQAGGTDNSVDPTEGAAAQAEPQDQQPQTRKAAAAALRESAIPDRAKEDDPSAWGDNREDRDAWLKEQRPPHWG, from the coding sequence ATGCCAATTTGGTCAAGGCTTGTGCCCGAGAGTGAAGAAAAGAGAGTAGCCGTGTCGCGCGATCGCACTGACGAGGCTGCCGAGGATATTCTGACGCACTGGCTGAAACAGCTGGGCCAGCACGCGGGAACAGATACCCTGCTGTACTTCGCGCCATCCTCGACGAACAGCATCGACCTCACCCATGCCCATCCGTCCGGTCTTGCCCAGCTGCTGACCGGTCGGCGTACCCGGCTGTCCACGTTGCTGCGGGACCAGGCGCAGTACTCGGCGGCGATGAAGACCGCCCGCAGCCTACGCTCCAAAATCTTCGAGCTCGGCACGGAGCGCGGCATCGACGTCGGCTATCTTGCGGCGGGCACGGCCTCCTGGCGTGTTCCCGAGGTTGGCCGGTCCGAGACCCTGAACGCCCCGATCATGCTCACCCCGGTGGCGCTGACGGTCCGGCCCAGCCAGGATGACTACGAACTCCAGCTCACAGACCAGGCCAGGCTCAACCCGGCGCTGGTGAGGCACCTTGAAGCCGAACAGGGCCTCGACATCGACCCCGAAGGCGTGGCCCGGCTGGCGTACAGCACCGCACGGTTCGATCCGCATCCGGTGCTGGAGCGGCTGCGGTCGCTGACGCAGGATGTGCGCAGCATGACCATCGAGCATCACCTGCTGGTCTCCACCTTCGCCGATGTGGCGAACACTGCCGATACCTCCGTGCTGGATTCCGCGCATCCGCTGCTGAACGCCATGATGGCGGCAGATCTGGATCCGGAAACCGGCTACCACGTGCCCGTGCCCGAGGTGGACCTGCCGCCGCTGGACGAGCGCGCACCGCAGGACGAGTTCCTGGTGCTTGACGCGGACCCGGCCCAGCAGCACGTCCTGGATCTGGTCCAGAGCGGCCACTCGGTGGTCGTCTCCGCGCCGCCGGGCACAGGCCAGACCCAGACCGCCATCAATGCCGCGGCGACGCTGGCCTTCGAAGGCAAATCCGTCCTGGTGGTGGCGGAGCGGCGCACTACGCTGAACCAGTTCGCCAAGCAGCTCGACGAGCTCAAGCTCGGTTCCCTGGTGCTGCAGCTGAACGCCAATATCACCAGCCAGCAGCTTAAGGACCAGCTGGTCCGGGCCATCATGCGCAATGAGCAGGCCACGGCGCCGCAGCTGGAAAAACTGCACAGCACGCTCAACGACCACCGCCACCAGCTGATGGACCATGTTCAGTCGCTGCACAATGTCCGCAAGCGCTGGAACTGCTCGCCGTACCAAGCCATGCAGTCGCTGGCCAAGCTCACCTCGCTGGATCCGGCTCCGGCCACCACAGTCCGGCTCAAGCGCTCCGTGCTGGACAGCATCGCCGACCGGGCCGAACTGACCGGCCGGCTGCGCCGCGCGGCGGAACTAGGCAGCTTCAGCAAGTCCTCGACCAACAGCCCGTGGTTCGGTGCCAAGCTGCTCAACCGCAAGGAAACCGAAGACGCCCACCAGCTTTCTGTTGATCTGGCTCGCGACATTCCCAAGCTGCGCGAGCAGATGAACCGGGTGGCGGAGCATTCCCAGATTTCCCTGGGTACCAGCTTCCGCGAATGGGGGCAGCAGCTCCTGCTGCTGGTCGCCGTGCGCGGCAGCCTGGACAAGTTCACGCCGGACATTTTCGACAGGCCGGTCACGGACCTGATTTCCGCAACGGCCTCTTCCGGGTGGCGGCGCGAGCGCGGGATCGAAATGAGCTCCATGACCCGGTCCCGACTGCGGCGGGTGGCCAAGGAATATGTGCGTCCCGGCGTTCATATCTCGGACCTGCACGAGTCCCTGGCGGACGTGCAGCAGCAGCGCAGCAAGTGGGCCGAATACGCCACCACGCAGCGTCATCCGTCGGTGCCGTCCGGCTTGGCGGAACTGAACAGTTTCTACCTCGGCATCCACAAGAAGCTGCAAAAGCTTTCCGGGCTCCTTGCGGAACCGGCCGACGGCGTGCTGCTGGCCGACCTGGACCAGGACGCACTGGTGGAGCGGTTGGAAGCACTGGCGGCGGACCGCGAGACGCTGGTGAACCTGCCGGAGCGGACCCTGCTGTTGGAGCAGATGCGCGAGCACGGTCTGGGCGAACTGCTGGATGATCTGGCCGAGCGTGAAGTGGCTACCGAGAATGTCGGCGCCGAACTGGACCTTGCTTGGTGGCAGTCGGCCCTGGAAGCCATGATCAGCGGTGACGACTATCTGGCCATGTCCGACGGCGACAACCTGCGCAAGCTGGAAGCGGTCTACCGGCTGGCCGATAACGCCCATATCGCGTCCGGCGCGGCACGTCTGCGGTGGGAGCTGGCCCAGAACTGGCGGCACGCCATCAAGAGCCAGCCCAAGGCGGCGGAGCGGCTGCGGGAGATGCTCAAGACCTCCGAACCGACCCTGCGGTCCTTGAGCGAGCAGTCGGGCCAGTTGGTATCGTCATTGATGCCTGTCTGGGCGGCCTCACCGCTGGTTCTGCCGATGGTACTGCCGGCCCAGAAACGGTTCGATGCCGTTATTATTCTCGACGCCGAAGCCACTAGCCTGCAGTCCGCGGTCGGAGCCATGGCACGGGCAGAGCAGGTCATCGCCTTCGGCGACGGCCAGCTGGGCATGGCGGAACCGTTTGAAGTCAATGTGGACCGGAAGCGCGACCTAGCGCCGGGCACCGAGACGGATCCGGTCATCAGCAGCTATCACGCGCTGGCACGTGTCCTGCCGGTACTTCCGCTGACCACCTTGTACCGCGCGGTCGACATGGAACTGGCGCAGTCGTTGAGCAAGGAATTTTACGACGGCGCCCTCACCCGGCTCCCCTCCGCCTGCGAAATCACCGGCGGTGATGGACTCGTGGTGGAATACCTGCCGGACGGAACAGGCCTGCCCGGTGCCGGCCATGAGGGTGTTGAAAGCGTTCCGGCGGAAATCAACCGGGTTGTGGATCTGGTGTTTGAACACGCACGTCACCGGCCCCAGCGTTCGCTTGCCGTCATCACCTCCACGGTCCGCCACGCGGCACGCGTGGCTGAGGCGATCCGTCTGCAAATGCCCAATTATCCTGCGGCTTCGGAGTTCTTCAAGCGGGCGGAGGATTCCTTCCGCGTGGTTCCCGTGGAGCGGTCCTCCGGGCTGGTCCGAGACGACATCGTCTTTTCACTTGGTTACGGCCGCACGCCGCATGGCCGGGCAGTGCATAACTTCGGCCCTTTGTCGGAGCCGGATGGCCGGAGCAGGTTCGCCATGGCTATGACGCGGGCCCGGCGTTCGCTGCGGGTGCTCACATGTTTCCGACCCGAAGACCTTGATCCCGATCGGCTGAGCCATGGTGCCATCGATTTCTATGAACTGATCAACCGCAAGCTCGGTACCGGCGGGGTAACCGTATCAGCTGCCTCTGCCGGGATTGATGATCCGCTCGTCGCGGATCTGGTCGAGCGGATCCGCAGCCGCGGCGCGCAGGTGCAGGACCACTACCGGGGAATCCTGGACATTGTCGCAGCGGCAGACCCCTTGCAGTTGCCGGGAGACCACCATCCGACCCTGCCGGTGGCGTTGGAGTCGGACGGCACGTCGCAGTACCGGAAGATGAGTGTGCGCGAGCGCAGCCGGCTGCGGCCACAGCTGCTGGAGCGGCTCGGATGGCGTCCGCTGACGTTGTGGACCATCGAAGTTTTTGCCGACCCGGAGAAGTGCGCGCGGCTGATCGGAGGATACTTGGGACTACAGGATCCGGATCAAGAAGGGACGGGAAGGCACTTGGCCAAGGAGGACAAGCCTGCGGAACGTTCCGGGGACCGGCAGGCAGGCGGCACGGACAATTCCGTCGACCCCACCGAAGGCGCCGCAGCCCAGGCGGAACCCCAGGACCAGCAACCGCAAACACGGAAGGCCGCCGCGGCGGCGCTTCGCGAAAGTGCCATTCCGGACCGGGCCAAAGAGGACGATCCGAGTGCCTGGGGCGACAACCGGGAGGACCGGGACGCCTGGCTGAAGGAACAGCGCCCGCCTCACTGGGGCTGA
- the guaA gene encoding glutamine-hydrolyzing GMP synthase — MTNPAPAATDHRPVLVVDYGAQYAQLIARRVREANVYSEIVPHTHTTEQLLAKNPAAIILSGGPSSVYADGAPRVGADLFEAGVPVLGICYGFQAMANALGGKVAQTGLREYGATDTTTVGQARSILEGVPETQNTWMSHGDSVHEAPDGFEVLASTAGAPVAAFANEEKALYGVQWHPEVKHSVHGQQVLENFLFKGAKVEPNWTTGNILEEQVERIREQVGTSRVICGLSGGVDSAVAAALVQRAVGDQLTCVFVDHGLLREGEAEQVERDFVAATGVNLYVANEQERFLSALAGVSDPETKRKIIGREFIRAFEEAERAIIAEAAAEGESIKFLVQGTLYPDVVESGGGEGAANIKSHHNVGGLPEDLQFELVEPLRTLFKDEVRSVGAQLGLPAEIVGRQPFPGPGLGIRIVGDITAERLELLRKADAIARAELTAAGLDNEVWQMPVVLLADVRSVGVQGDGRTYGHPIVLRPVSSEDAMTADWSRLPYDLLARISNRITNEVDGVNRVVLDVTSKPPGTIEWE, encoded by the coding sequence GTGACTAATCCAGCCCCCGCCGCCACGGACCACCGGCCCGTACTTGTCGTTGACTACGGGGCCCAGTATGCGCAGCTGATCGCCCGCCGCGTACGCGAGGCCAACGTGTATTCCGAAATCGTTCCGCACACCCACACCACAGAGCAACTGCTGGCCAAGAACCCGGCCGCGATCATCCTCTCCGGCGGGCCGTCCAGCGTCTACGCCGACGGCGCACCGCGCGTCGGCGCCGACCTGTTCGAAGCCGGCGTGCCGGTGCTTGGCATCTGCTACGGCTTCCAGGCCATGGCAAACGCCTTGGGCGGCAAGGTCGCCCAGACCGGACTTCGCGAATACGGAGCTACGGACACCACCACGGTGGGCCAGGCACGCTCCATTCTCGAAGGCGTGCCGGAAACGCAGAACACCTGGATGAGCCACGGTGACTCGGTGCACGAAGCTCCGGATGGCTTCGAGGTTCTCGCCAGCACTGCCGGCGCCCCGGTAGCCGCCTTCGCCAACGAGGAGAAGGCGCTGTACGGCGTGCAGTGGCACCCGGAGGTAAAGCACTCGGTGCACGGCCAGCAGGTTCTGGAGAACTTCCTGTTCAAGGGCGCCAAGGTGGAACCGAACTGGACCACCGGCAACATCCTCGAAGAGCAAGTCGAGCGGATCCGCGAGCAGGTCGGCACTTCCCGCGTGATCTGCGGACTCTCCGGCGGCGTGGACTCCGCCGTGGCCGCCGCCTTGGTGCAGCGCGCCGTGGGGGACCAGCTGACCTGTGTGTTCGTGGACCACGGTCTGCTGCGCGAAGGCGAAGCCGAACAGGTGGAGCGGGACTTCGTTGCTGCCACCGGCGTGAACCTGTACGTGGCCAACGAGCAGGAGCGCTTCCTGAGTGCGCTGGCCGGTGTCAGTGATCCGGAAACCAAACGCAAGATCATCGGCCGCGAATTCATCCGCGCCTTCGAAGAGGCCGAACGCGCCATCATTGCCGAAGCCGCGGCTGAGGGCGAAAGCATCAAATTCCTGGTCCAGGGCACGCTGTACCCGGACGTCGTCGAGTCCGGCGGCGGCGAGGGTGCTGCCAACATCAAGAGCCACCACAACGTCGGCGGCCTGCCCGAGGACCTGCAGTTCGAGCTGGTGGAGCCGCTGCGCACCCTGTTCAAGGACGAGGTCCGCTCCGTTGGCGCCCAGCTGGGCCTGCCGGCCGAGATCGTCGGCCGCCAGCCGTTCCCCGGCCCCGGGCTGGGCATCCGCATCGTCGGCGACATCACGGCCGAGCGCCTGGAGCTGCTGCGCAAGGCGGATGCGATCGCCCGCGCTGAGCTGACCGCGGCCGGCCTGGATAACGAAGTCTGGCAGATGCCCGTCGTGCTGCTGGCCGACGTACGCAGTGTCGGGGTCCAGGGCGACGGCCGCACCTACGGACATCCGATTGTGCTCCGCCCGGTCTCCAGCGAGGACGCCATGACCGCGGACTGGTCACGGCTGCCCTACGACCTGCTGGCGCGGATCTCGAACCGCATCACGAACGAGGTCGACGGCGTGAACCGCGTGGTCCTCGACGTCACCAGCAAGCCGCCGGGAACCATTGAGTGGGAGTAA